A genome region from Fodinibius salicampi includes the following:
- the cysQ gene encoding 3'(2'),5'-bisphosphate nucleotidase CysQ, whose protein sequence is MIEQIVETAREAGEAILEFYATNIEVMKKDDDSPLTKADLAAHHIIIAALKKLDPDTPVISEESGIPDYEERKDWRKFWIVDPLDGTKEFIKKNGEFTVNIALIDNGKPIMGVVHVPDKKTTYYATNKLGSFKQVADGKPKKIYSESADTGDALRAVQSRSHGSDDLINKLKEKGLNVEETIPAGSSIKFCLVAEGKADIYPRMGPTMEWDVAAGDCVYRYSAKKGVHHSPLTYNKPNLKNKGFMIGLKENYEF, encoded by the coding sequence ATGATAGAACAAATTGTAGAGACAGCCCGTGAAGCAGGAGAAGCGATACTTGAATTCTATGCCACCAATATTGAGGTAATGAAAAAGGATGATGACTCTCCACTTACCAAAGCCGATTTAGCGGCTCATCATATTATTATTGCTGCTTTAAAAAAGTTAGATCCGGATACTCCTGTTATTTCGGAAGAATCGGGGATACCGGATTATGAGGAGCGCAAGGATTGGCGAAAGTTTTGGATTGTTGATCCGCTAGATGGTACCAAAGAGTTTATTAAAAAGAATGGAGAATTTACTGTTAATATTGCGCTCATTGATAACGGCAAGCCCATAATGGGGGTTGTGCACGTGCCAGATAAAAAGACAACATACTATGCGACCAATAAACTTGGATCTTTTAAACAGGTAGCCGACGGAAAACCCAAAAAGATATATTCAGAATCTGCGGATACCGGGGATGCGTTGAGGGCTGTTCAAAGTCGTTCGCACGGATCTGATGATTTAATCAACAAGCTCAAGGAAAAGGGACTGAATGTAGAAGAAACTATTCCTGCGGGTAGTTCTATCAAATTTTGCCTGGTAGCTGAGGGCAAAGCCGATATATATCCCCGGATGGGTCCGACAATGGAATGGGATGTAGCCGCTGGAGATTGTGTTTATCGGTATTCAGCAAAAAAGGGCGTTCACCATTCTCCACTCACTTACAATAAGCCCAATTTAAAAAATAAAGGTTTTATGATTGGCCTTAAAGAGAATTACGAATTTTAA
- a CDS encoding sigma-70 family RNA polymerase sigma factor, with protein MAESSDVTRLLISLKKGEDGVYDKLYPLIYDELRNLAYSHMNRQSADHTLSRTELVHETYLKMIDQTQIDFSDRSHFLAIASRCMRQILIDYARKKQAEKRGGKQKDLTYIDGIFNGQNSKAQELIDIDDALKRLAELNERLSKVVEMRFLGEMTIEETADALDISESTVKRDWMKARGWLYKELKERFEVS; from the coding sequence ATGGCTGAATCGTCAGATGTTACCAGATTATTAATAAGTCTCAAGAAAGGGGAAGACGGGGTATATGATAAATTGTATCCGCTAATTTATGATGAGTTACGGAATTTGGCCTACTCTCACATGAATCGGCAATCAGCGGACCATACCCTCTCGCGTACTGAGCTTGTTCATGAAACGTATTTGAAAATGATTGACCAAACCCAGATTGACTTCTCGGATAGAAGTCACTTTCTGGCCATTGCTTCTCGGTGTATGCGGCAAATTCTGATCGACTATGCCCGCAAAAAACAAGCTGAAAAACGAGGTGGCAAGCAAAAAGATCTTACATATATTGATGGTATTTTTAACGGGCAAAATAGCAAGGCACAGGAACTCATTGACATCGACGATGCACTTAAGCGTCTTGCCGAATTAAATGAGCGTCTCAGCAAAGTGGTAGAAATGCGTTTTTTGGGAGAAATGACTATTGAAGAGACTGCCGATGCTCTGGATATTTCAGAAAGTACTGTTAAAAGGGATTGGATGAAAGCAAGAGGGTGGCTCTACAAAGAGCTTAAAGAACGTTTTGAAGTAAGTTAA
- a CDS encoding 1,4-dihydroxy-2-naphthoate polyprenyltransferase — protein MNTPLIKSWINAARPQTLPAAFVPVFLGTALAIHDYVFDIIASSVALLCAFLIQIGTNFANDYFDFKKGADTSERIGFERATASGHIPEQGMLNATIITMGLAFIFGLYLVWHAGWVILAIGVVSLICGILYTGGPYPLGYNGLGDLFVFIFFGIVAVMGTYYVNALFWSIDPFWASLAVGALSTNILVVNNLRDIEQDGPAGKNTLGVLFGEQFLKWEYLFMMLLAFVIPPHFYFKLGYGWEIFLPFLSLPLAVILVYRIWTEDNKRKLNKVLKLTAGFMLLFTLLFGAGILLDLS, from the coding sequence TTGAACACCCCTTTAATAAAAAGCTGGATTAATGCCGCCCGCCCTCAAACATTACCCGCCGCATTTGTGCCCGTTTTTCTGGGAACCGCACTTGCGATTCATGACTACGTTTTTGATATCATAGCCAGTTCGGTGGCCCTGCTTTGCGCCTTTCTCATCCAGATCGGTACCAACTTTGCGAATGACTATTTTGATTTTAAAAAGGGAGCTGATACCAGTGAACGTATTGGCTTTGAACGGGCTACGGCATCGGGCCATATCCCTGAACAAGGCATGCTCAATGCAACCATTATTACAATGGGGCTTGCTTTTATATTTGGACTCTATCTCGTTTGGCACGCCGGATGGGTAATCCTTGCGATTGGAGTGGTCTCTCTTATTTGCGGAATTTTATATACCGGGGGCCCTTATCCTCTGGGTTATAATGGCCTTGGAGATCTGTTTGTTTTTATCTTTTTTGGCATTGTAGCGGTTATGGGCACCTATTATGTCAATGCTCTCTTTTGGAGTATAGATCCTTTCTGGGCTTCCCTTGCCGTTGGAGCCCTTTCTACCAATATATTGGTTGTAAATAATCTACGCGATATAGAACAAGATGGTCCCGCTGGCAAAAATACACTCGGTGTACTATTCGGTGAACAATTCCTGAAGTGGGAATACCTGTTTATGATGCTTCTTGCCTTCGTAATCCCACCACATTTTTATTTTAAACTGGGATATGGATGGGAAATCTTCCTGCCCTTTTTGTCATTGCCCCTGGCAGTAATACTCGTTTATCGAATATGGACAGAAGATAATAAGCGCAAGCTCAATAAGGTTTTAAAACTTACCGCCGGTTTTATGCTTTTGTTCACGCTCCTGTTTGGCGCCGGAATCCTTCTTGATCTCTCTTGA
- the menE gene encoding o-succinylbenzoate--CoA ligase has product MNSESNVPHFDPPLPISLFLKSSANTYIYDDLRQFEHHFLHFLKKIDYDYTKPLALSAPSSDELVFILASCWRLGIPFVPIDYKLSQKEQLVLLNQLDIELLITDQETSNLSLQSANIEQFSLSKILSPDFTPKEWVAEHKESVKPAQLFGYFFTSGTTGSPKIVPLKRRQMLYAAQASSQNLQPRRNHLWLLCLPLHHIGGISVILRSLLYGSGIYRMDKFNPTKTIALISQYKQLVAASMVPTMLNRLMNRNDFAAHDNFQAILLGGGPITPSLIDDCFNRGIPIITSYGMTESCAQIAANPLKTVGDLSRPKKSVGKVFDPNNIDIRNDEGHSVEPSVSGQIWLKGPQIFDGYLINNNADFFDSEGWFNTGDYGYLNDQNELFIEARRTDLIISGGENIAPLEVENALEALPNIEEAAVVGLPDEKWGQKVVAIVKTTNNQKIKSGTIQKLLKDHLQSFKIPKEIVQVDSIPISKTGKIKRLKAKEYFDK; this is encoded by the coding sequence ATGAATTCTGAATCAAACGTCCCTCACTTTGATCCCCCTTTGCCGATTAGCCTGTTTCTCAAGTCATCTGCGAACACCTATATTTACGATGATCTGAGGCAATTTGAACATCACTTTCTCCATTTTCTTAAAAAAATTGACTACGACTACACCAAACCGTTGGCTCTGTCAGCCCCCTCTTCTGATGAACTGGTTTTTATCCTAGCCTCCTGCTGGAGACTTGGCATCCCTTTTGTCCCCATTGATTATAAGCTTTCCCAAAAGGAACAGTTGGTATTACTGAACCAGCTCGATATTGAGCTCCTTATTACAGATCAGGAAACATCGAATCTGTCGCTTCAATCTGCAAATATTGAACAATTTTCGTTATCAAAAATTTTAAGTCCTGATTTTACTCCCAAAGAATGGGTAGCAGAGCACAAGGAGAGCGTTAAGCCTGCACAGCTGTTTGGCTATTTTTTTACCTCAGGCACGACAGGATCGCCCAAGATTGTTCCTTTAAAGCGCAGACAAATGCTATATGCAGCACAGGCCTCAAGCCAAAACCTTCAACCCCGTCGGAACCACTTATGGCTCCTGTGTTTACCCCTGCACCATATCGGTGGTATCTCGGTTATACTGCGTTCACTCCTCTATGGATCGGGAATTTACCGGATGGATAAGTTTAATCCTACAAAAACCATAGCACTTATAAGCCAGTATAAACAGCTCGTTGCCGCTTCCATGGTTCCCACGATGCTAAATCGCCTGATGAACAGAAACGATTTCGCAGCTCATGACAATTTTCAGGCCATTTTACTGGGTGGCGGCCCTATTACTCCTTCCCTTATTGATGACTGTTTTAATCGGGGAATTCCAATCATTACCAGTTATGGAATGACGGAAAGTTGTGCTCAAATAGCAGCGAATCCCCTTAAGACCGTAGGCGATTTGAGTCGGCCAAAAAAGAGCGTGGGAAAAGTCTTTGATCCAAATAACATTGATATCCGCAATGACGAAGGCCATTCGGTGGAACCTTCTGTATCGGGACAAATTTGGCTTAAGGGTCCCCAGATTTTCGATGGCTACCTAATCAATAATAACGCGGACTTTTTTGATAGTGAGGGATGGTTTAATACCGGAGATTACGGCTATTTAAATGACCAAAATGAGCTTTTTATTGAAGCCCGCCGCACCGACTTAATTATCAGTGGCGGTGAAAATATTGCTCCACTGGAAGTGGAAAATGCCCTAGAGGCACTTCCCAACATTGAAGAGGCTGCTGTTGTTGGACTCCCCGATGAGAAATGGGGACAAAAAGTAGTAGCAATTGTCAAAACTACGAATAATCAAAAGATAAAAAGCGGAACCATACAAAAACTACTGAAAGATCATTTGCAATCTTTTAAAATACCTAAAGAGATTGTCCAGGTAGATTCTATTCCCATTTCTAAAACTGGTAAGATCAAGCGCCTCAAAGCAAAAGAATATTTCGATAAATAA
- the tpiA gene encoding triose-phosphate isomerase, with product MRNLLVAGNWKMNCGPGETAALLQGIKNSGVTIPDNVDVLVCPPTISLKTASEELQEAEDIALGGQNVHSEDNGAYTGEVSTKMLKEVNCEYVILGHSERRQYFGETDKTVNAKTVKALEDELRPVICVGESLKQRKANEHKLVVRKQVEAALIGVEEQQAEQLVIAYEPIWAIGTGETATPDQAQEMHAMIREVLADLYSQDTADSIQILYGGSMKPHNAEELLSQSDVDGGLIGGASLKADSFTDIIKIAGNLS from the coding sequence ATGAGAAATTTATTAGTTGCAGGTAACTGGAAAATGAATTGCGGGCCTGGAGAAACAGCCGCTCTGCTTCAGGGCATTAAAAACAGTGGAGTAACGATCCCCGATAACGTAGATGTGCTGGTATGTCCGCCTACTATTTCTTTAAAAACTGCTTCTGAGGAACTTCAGGAAGCGGAAGACATTGCGTTGGGTGGACAAAATGTACATTCCGAAGATAACGGTGCCTACACGGGTGAAGTCAGTACAAAGATGCTTAAAGAAGTTAACTGTGAATATGTAATATTGGGTCATTCTGAACGGCGCCAGTATTTTGGAGAGACCGATAAAACGGTAAATGCCAAAACAGTAAAGGCTCTTGAAGATGAATTGCGTCCCGTCATTTGCGTGGGAGAATCCCTAAAACAGCGCAAAGCCAATGAACATAAGCTGGTAGTCCGCAAACAGGTTGAAGCCGCTCTGATTGGAGTCGAAGAACAACAAGCCGAACAATTGGTTATTGCTTATGAGCCTATATGGGCTATAGGAACGGGGGAAACGGCAACACCAGATCAGGCCCAGGAAATGCATGCCATGATCCGCGAGGTGCTTGCTGACTTATATAGTCAGGATACCGCAGACAGTATTCAGATTCTATATGGCGGAAGCATGAAGCCCCATAACGCTGAAGAACTGTTAAGCCAATCCGATGTTGACGGAGGATTGATTGGCGGAGCTTCTCTAAAAGCCGATAGCTTTACCGATATCATTAAAATAGCAGGTAACCTTTCTTAA
- the purD gene encoding phosphoribosylamine--glycine ligase, translating to MGLNVLLLGNGGREHAMAWSIAKSDQLDTLFIAPGNPGTAEIGKNVDLSLDDFDGILSFVEEEDIDLTVVGPEQPLVAGITDFLESEGHKVFGPSKYAAQLEGSKKFANEFMSDNRIPTADFESYTRAQFDRALADIKAKDIYPVVLKADGLAGGKGVFICETEEEVEKRLEELKESDRFGGAADTLVVEEFLKGKEASVFVISDGKTAKIIHYAQDHKRIGEGDTGLNTGGMGAYAPTPVIGRRMLQRVEKEIILPTISAMLLDEHPYKGILYCGLMITTEGPKVVEFNCRLGDPECQAILPSLQSDFLDLMYAATEEKLHLKELKIDDQYRCCVVLASDGYPVEYEKGKEITGIKDVSDEALVFHAGTKAEDGKILTDGGRVLNVVASGETLQAAIKNTYKEVDKISFSNKYYRSDIGAKGLAYIDE from the coding sequence ATGGGTTTAAACGTTTTACTTTTAGGCAATGGCGGAAGAGAACATGCGATGGCCTGGAGCATTGCAAAATCCGATCAATTGGATACGCTTTTTATTGCTCCGGGGAATCCCGGCACTGCAGAAATCGGCAAGAATGTGGATCTATCTCTCGATGATTTTGATGGAATCCTGTCTTTTGTAGAGGAAGAGGATATTGATTTAACCGTTGTGGGTCCCGAACAGCCGCTGGTGGCTGGTATTACTGATTTCCTGGAGTCTGAGGGACATAAGGTATTTGGTCCCTCCAAGTATGCGGCTCAACTTGAAGGCAGCAAGAAGTTTGCCAATGAATTTATGAGCGACAATCGCATTCCCACGGCTGACTTTGAAAGCTATACCAGGGCGCAATTTGACCGGGCTCTGGCAGATATTAAGGCAAAAGATATTTATCCTGTTGTACTGAAGGCCGATGGACTGGCCGGTGGGAAGGGAGTATTTATTTGTGAGACGGAAGAAGAGGTGGAGAAGAGGCTTGAGGAACTAAAGGAAAGCGATCGTTTTGGAGGAGCTGCCGATACGCTGGTTGTTGAAGAATTCTTGAAGGGTAAGGAAGCCTCTGTATTTGTTATTTCCGACGGCAAAACTGCAAAAATTATTCATTACGCACAGGATCATAAGCGGATAGGAGAAGGAGATACCGGTTTAAATACCGGGGGAATGGGGGCTTATGCACCTACCCCGGTTATAGGCAGACGTATGTTGCAGCGTGTAGAAAAGGAGATAATCCTTCCTACAATTTCTGCTATGTTACTGGATGAACATCCCTACAAAGGTATTTTATACTGTGGATTGATGATTACTACGGAGGGTCCTAAGGTGGTGGAATTCAACTGCCGCCTTGGTGATCCTGAATGTCAGGCTATTCTGCCTTCACTGCAATCTGATTTCTTGGATCTGATGTATGCTGCAACGGAAGAAAAATTACACCTTAAAGAGTTAAAAATTGATGACCAGTATCGCTGCTGCGTCGTGCTTGCATCAGATGGATACCCCGTGGAGTATGAAAAAGGAAAAGAAATAACCGGTATTAAAGACGTTTCGGATGAGGCTTTGGTATTTCATGCCGGAACCAAGGCTGAGGATGGGAAGATTTTAACTGATGGGGGACGTGTCCTGAACGTTGTGGCAAGTGGAGAAACACTGCAGGCTGCAATCAAGAATACATATAAAGAAGTAGATAAAATCTCGTTCTCGAATAAATATTACCGGTCGGATATAGGAGCAAAAGGACTGGCCTATATTGATGAGTAA
- the gatB gene encoding Asp-tRNA(Asn)/Glu-tRNA(Gln) amidotransferase subunit GatB, with product MSSSKEYEAVIGLEVHAQLLTESKAFAPVSTEFGGSPNTQVTPLCLGHPGTLPVLNENLVRYIIKMGLATNCGIARKSIFARKNYFYPDLPKGYQISQYETPICHDGNITINLDEYSKDIGITRIHMEEDAGKSIHDQDPFNTLIDLNRAGVPLIEIVSEPDIRTAQEAYEYLKRIKQIVQYLEICDGNMEEGSLRCDANVSVRPKGQKEFGTRTELKNMNSFRNVERAIEYEIDRQIDLIESGGKVVQQTLLWDANKMETRLMRTKEEAHDYRYFPEPDIPPVMVTDEMLEDIKESLPEMPDVRQKRFVEEFEMSEDDAQTLTESRYLADFYEEVLEYVDSPKAVSNLILSEVLRVLNERSIDIKEFPISEERLAGLVSLREEDKINSSAMTEIFDAMLEEDKSAEDLAKEMNLMQVSDTSFIEPIVDEVIENHPDEAERYRDGKKGLIGFFIGQVMQKSQGKANPQLVRELVSDRLDNS from the coding sequence ATGAGCAGTTCGAAAGAATACGAAGCAGTTATTGGGCTTGAGGTTCATGCCCAGTTGCTAACAGAAAGCAAGGCCTTTGCCCCGGTTTCTACGGAGTTTGGCGGTTCTCCGAATACGCAGGTGACCCCTTTATGTCTGGGGCATCCGGGTACTTTGCCCGTTCTTAACGAAAACCTGGTGCGTTATATCATTAAGATGGGGTTGGCTACTAACTGCGGTATCGCTCGAAAATCAATTTTTGCCCGTAAGAATTATTTCTATCCGGATTTACCCAAGGGATATCAAATATCGCAGTATGAGACTCCTATCTGCCACGATGGGAATATCACCATCAATTTGGATGAATACAGCAAGGATATTGGTATTACACGTATCCACATGGAAGAGGATGCGGGTAAATCTATTCACGACCAGGATCCTTTTAATACCCTCATTGATTTGAACCGGGCCGGTGTGCCTCTTATCGAAATTGTATCTGAACCCGATATTCGAACGGCTCAGGAAGCCTATGAATATTTGAAGAGGATCAAGCAGATTGTACAGTATCTTGAAATTTGTGATGGAAATATGGAAGAGGGGAGTCTCCGTTGCGATGCCAATGTTTCGGTTCGACCCAAGGGACAAAAAGAATTTGGGACGCGAACGGAGCTTAAGAATATGAACTCTTTTCGCAATGTAGAACGGGCTATTGAATATGAAATAGACCGCCAGATTGATCTTATCGAATCGGGCGGCAAGGTAGTACAGCAGACATTGTTGTGGGATGCCAATAAGATGGAAACGCGTCTTATGCGTACCAAAGAGGAAGCTCACGACTATCGGTATTTCCCGGAACCGGATATTCCCCCGGTTATGGTTACGGATGAGATGCTCGAGGATATAAAAGAAAGTCTTCCGGAAATGCCGGATGTACGGCAGAAGCGTTTTGTCGAAGAATTTGAGATGAGTGAAGATGACGCACAGACGCTAACGGAAAGCCGTTACCTGGCTGACTTTTATGAAGAGGTTCTTGAATATGTTGACAGTCCCAAAGCGGTATCCAACCTGATATTGTCGGAAGTACTGCGTGTGCTGAATGAGCGAAGTATCGATATTAAGGAATTTCCCATTTCTGAGGAACGCCTGGCCGGATTAGTGTCTCTTCGCGAGGAGGATAAAATTAATTCCTCTGCTATGACCGAGATTTTCGATGCCATGCTCGAAGAGGATAAATCGGCAGAGGATTTGGCTAAGGAAATGAACCTGATGCAGGTATCCGATACCAGCTTTATAGAACCTATTGTGGATGAGGTGATTGAGAACCATCCGGACGAGGCCGAACGTTATCGGGATGGCAAAAAGGGACTTATTGGTTTTTTTATTGGCCAGGTAATGCAAAAATCGCAAGGGAAAGCTAATCCTCAACTGGTCCGGGAGCTTGTTAGCGATAGACTCGATAATTCGTAG
- a CDS encoding TlpA family protein disulfide reductase, with protein MKNNGLLLIISAAALLFWGCSSGDDSRQAIVKGQFSASDSMNTADNSLLPISLTIVRQDSAEADPDTLFHEETDSSGHFSGSASFREKGRYPVYISKDGNNIGRFGVILAEDDTLEITGELSNLEETLNISSREHDAMQKLGRLNNGFQRIARYANAGRLSDDSLEQELDKWSDLYFELYQENEQTRAGSLAAAEAIRLLQGWNGEKMMNRIRSVQDNDDLVYLGLNYGKDYLARSRGLQPTLAYLDTLSDLTEGTQQLKNIERERIKLLYDSARISAAQERLDEFRQQYAEDSVAMEWAESIDYDLNYLSPGDELPSFEFSSNGKTTSRDSLLGRPYILEITRLSNELYQEQFDRTVVIHSIYKNYDLEVVTIPLDESQITVDAFFDERVRAWPVADAQAFDRDELLEKFNIRLIPTRFLVDSEGEIIRKYVGREYQEVIKGIQTLLNQDQ; from the coding sequence ATGAAAAATAATGGATTGCTGCTAATCATCAGCGCTGCTGCTCTGTTATTCTGGGGGTGTTCCTCCGGTGATGACTCCAGGCAGGCTATAGTAAAAGGACAGTTTTCAGCCTCTGATAGTATGAATACTGCTGATAATAGTCTTCTGCCAATTAGCCTTACAATTGTACGACAGGATTCCGCTGAGGCCGATCCCGATACTTTATTTCACGAGGAAACGGATTCATCCGGACATTTTAGCGGGAGTGCTTCATTTCGGGAGAAAGGTAGATATCCGGTTTATATCAGTAAGGATGGAAATAACATCGGTCGCTTTGGCGTAATTTTGGCAGAAGATGATACGCTGGAGATCACCGGTGAGCTTTCAAATCTCGAAGAGACCCTTAATATCTCTTCGCGTGAACACGATGCCATGCAAAAACTTGGCCGCTTGAATAATGGATTTCAGCGTATAGCAAGATATGCCAATGCGGGACGATTAAGTGATGACTCATTAGAGCAAGAGCTTGATAAATGGAGTGATCTTTATTTTGAACTCTATCAGGAAAATGAACAAACCCGGGCTGGATCGCTGGCAGCGGCTGAAGCCATCCGACTGTTACAGGGCTGGAACGGTGAAAAGATGATGAATCGCATTCGTTCTGTTCAGGATAATGATGATTTGGTGTATTTAGGTCTCAACTATGGCAAAGACTATCTCGCACGGAGTAGGGGATTACAGCCCACTCTGGCCTATCTTGATACGCTTTCTGATCTTACGGAAGGAACACAGCAGCTTAAAAATATTGAAAGAGAACGTATAAAATTACTGTATGATAGTGCCCGTATATCGGCAGCACAGGAAAGATTGGATGAGTTTCGTCAACAGTATGCCGAAGATTCAGTGGCTATGGAATGGGCTGAATCTATAGATTATGACCTGAATTATCTTTCACCAGGAGATGAACTCCCGTCTTTTGAATTTAGCAGTAATGGAAAGACCACAAGTCGTGATTCACTGCTGGGCCGCCCATATATTCTTGAAATTACGCGTTTGTCTAACGAGCTTTATCAGGAGCAGTTCGATCGGACGGTTGTTATCCATAGCATATACAAAAATTATGATTTAGAGGTGGTTACCATTCCACTTGATGAGAGCCAAATAACGGTGGATGCTTTTTTTGATGAAAGGGTACGGGCGTGGCCCGTTGCAGATGCACAGGCATTTGACCGTGATGAGCTACTGGAAAAATTTAATATCCGCCTTATACCAACGCGTTTTTTAGTGGACAGTGAAGGAGAAATTATACGTAAATATGTAGGCCGAGAGTACCAGGAAGTTATCAAGGGAATTCAAACTCTTTTAAACCAAGATCAATAA
- the menC gene encoding o-succinylbenzoate synthase: protein MNLTAYTYRLPFSQSLKNSQHTYRYREGIILYLETSERSYVGEAAPLPGFSSENLADIKAQTKKHIKIWHSLMGHAQPFQLLQNHYQQPIASSLQFALDTLASQLEAHRTGKSLQQLLFDQWNKKTPLNGLLSLSTNEVLSSVGKLKEEGFTTFKCKVGINFEEELTQLQKIGTHYPDFRIRLDANRAWSLPEAASCFEKLANLDIEYCEEPLAKSTPENYKELALQSSIPLALDESLNMHTKQWMELLPHISFLIVKPMVIGSFERIKKIYEQSIRSEKKIIFTSSLESSIGRTITSILASGWGAKDHAHGLNTGNMLEQDITANQPMIFNGSINSSDMDAVTVTNTHLETITTKIISST from the coding sequence TTGAATCTGACTGCCTACACATATCGCCTGCCCTTTAGCCAATCGCTCAAAAACAGTCAGCATACCTATCGGTACCGAGAAGGGATCATTTTATACCTGGAAACTTCCGAGCGATCCTACGTTGGTGAGGCCGCTCCCCTGCCCGGTTTCTCATCCGAAAATCTGGCTGATATTAAAGCTCAAACAAAAAAACATATCAAAATTTGGCATTCCCTTATGGGGCATGCACAACCGTTTCAACTCCTCCAAAACCATTACCAACAACCGATCGCATCGTCCCTGCAATTTGCGCTGGATACGCTGGCTTCTCAGCTGGAGGCCCACAGAACTGGAAAATCACTGCAGCAGCTACTGTTCGATCAGTGGAATAAAAAAACTCCTCTCAATGGACTCTTATCTCTTTCTACTAATGAGGTTTTGTCATCCGTTGGTAAACTAAAAGAAGAAGGCTTTACGACTTTCAAATGCAAGGTAGGTATAAATTTTGAAGAAGAGCTGACCCAACTTCAAAAGATAGGGACCCACTATCCGGATTTTCGCATCCGGCTGGATGCCAACCGGGCTTGGTCTCTCCCTGAGGCTGCCTCATGTTTCGAGAAACTCGCAAATCTGGATATCGAATACTGTGAAGAACCTTTAGCTAAATCCACCCCTGAAAACTATAAAGAATTAGCATTACAAAGTTCTATTCCCCTGGCCCTGGATGAATCCCTGAACATGCATACCAAACAATGGATGGAATTGCTTCCCCATATCTCTTTCCTGATAGTGAAACCAATGGTTATAGGCAGTTTTGAACGAATTAAGAAGATTTATGAGCAATCAATCAGATCCGAAAAAAAAATCATTTTTACTTCCAGCCTGGAAAGCAGTATCGGACGAACCATTACTTCTATTCTTGCCTCGGGATGGGGAGCCAAAGACCATGCGCATGGACTGAATACCGGGAATATGCTCGAACAAGATATAACGGCCAATCAGCCGATGATCTTCAATGGCTCTATTAATTCTAGTGACATGGACGCTGTAACCGTAACAAATACACATTTAGAAACGATCACTACTAAAATTATAAGCAGTACATGA
- the cysC gene encoding adenylyl-sulfate kinase, with protein MSEEKKLKPTVLWFTGLSGSGKSTISEKVYARLNEEGYEVEHLDGDAVREVFPTTGFSKEERDSHVKRVGFVASLLQKHGVFVVASFISPYQDARDFVRDMCEDFTEVYISTPLEECERRDVKGLYEKARKGEIDNFTGISDPYEEPENPELDIDTTDITPEEGVQQVMDYLKSQS; from the coding sequence ATGTCAGAAGAAAAGAAGCTTAAACCGACTGTTTTATGGTTTACCGGACTATCAGGTTCTGGAAAGAGTACTATTTCCGAAAAAGTTTATGCCCGATTAAATGAGGAAGGATATGAGGTTGAGCATTTAGATGGCGATGCCGTACGCGAAGTTTTCCCTACAACGGGATTCAGTAAAGAAGAACGCGACAGCCACGTTAAACGGGTGGGATTTGTGGCGAGTCTTCTGCAGAAGCACGGAGTTTTTGTGGTGGCCTCTTTTATCTCACCTTATCAGGATGCACGGGATTTTGTTCGCGATATGTGTGAGGATTTTACCGAAGTTTATATATCCACACCGCTGGAAGAGTGCGAACGCCGGGATGTAAAGGGGCTTTATGAAAAAGCCAGGAAAGGAGAAATTGATAATTTTACCGGTATTAGTGATCCTTATGAAGAACCAGAAAATCCTGAGCTGGATATAGATACAACTGACATTACACCTGAAGAGGGGGTTCAGCAGGTGATGGATTATTTGAAAAGCCAGAGCTGA